A stretch of the Ananas comosus cultivar F153 linkage group 14, ASM154086v1, whole genome shotgun sequence genome encodes the following:
- the LOC109720187 gene encoding cytochrome P450 97B2, chloroplastic isoform X2: MSSAAPQLPAAVNGGSQKLRFRQTGLSRLSPPSTLSPALPRKRFSTKCQSTSVEKPRTKRNLLDNASNLLTNLLSGGSIGSMPIAEGAVSDLFGRPLFFSLYDWFIEHGSVYKLAFGPKSFVVVSDPIVARHILRENAFAYDKGVLAEILEPIMGKGLIPADLDTWKVRRKVITPGFHSLFLETMVRTFTKCSERSILKFEELIERENHDKKAIELDLEAEFSNLALDIIGLGVFNYDFGSVTKESPVIKEDDVEKLQQRDYSTLKDVSLLRFLVDMRGADVDDRQLRDDLMTMLIAGHETTAAVLTWATFLLAQNPAKMRKAQEEIDSVIGGEGITAESLKKLDYIRLVIVEALRLYPQPPLLIRRALKPDKLPGGYNGNKEGYEIPRGTDIFVSVYNLHRSPYFWDWPNEFEPERFLVPKGNEDIEGWAGFDPSRSPGAMYPNEIISDFAFLPFGGGPRKCVGDQFALLESTVALAMLLQKFDVELRGSPDEVELVTGATMHTKSGLWCRLKKRS, encoded by the exons ATGAGCTCCGCCGCGCCGCAGCTCCCCGCGGCCGTAAATGGTGGCTCCCAAAAGCTCCGATTTCGCCAAACCGGCCTCAGTCGACTCTCCCCGCCGTCCACTCTCTCCCCTGCTCTCCCGCGGAAGCGCTTTTCCACGAA ATGCCAGTCGACAAGTGTTGAGAAGCCTAGAACAAAAAGGAATCTTTTAGACAATGCAAGCAACCTTCTTACCAATCTATTGAGTGGGGGTAGCATCGGATCGATGCCGATTGCCGAAGGTGCTGTTTCCGATCTGTTCGGCCGCCCTCTTTTCTTCTCACTCTATGATTGGTTTATTGAG CATGGTTCTGTTTATAAGCTTGCGTTTGGACCGAAATCATTTGTTGTCGTGTCTGATCCCATTGTGGCGAGACATATCCTTCGAGAAAATGCATTTGCTTACGACAAG GGAGTTCTTGCTGAAATTCTAGAACCAATAATGGGAAAAGGACTTATACCTGCTGACCTTGATACGTGGAAAGTGAGGAGAAAAG TTATTACTCCCGGTTTTCATTCTCTATTCCTGGAAACTATGGTTAGAACATTTACTAAATGTTCGGAGAGATCAATATTGAAGTTTGAGGAACTCATTGAAAGAGAGAACCACGATAAGAAAGCAATAGAGTTAGACCTCGAAGCCGAATTTTCAAATTTGGCTCTCGACATAATTGGCTTGGGTGTGTTCAACTATGACTTTGGTTCCGTTACAAAGGAATCTCCTGTGATCAAG GAAGATGATGTTGAAAAACTTCAACAGAGAGACTACTCAACCCTGAAG GATGTTAGTCTACTTCGGTTTCTTGTTGATATGCGAGGTGCTGACGTCGATGATCGCCAG CTTAGGGATGATCTCATGACAATGCTTATTGCGGGACATGAAACAACTGCTGCTGTTCTAACATGGGCTACTTTTCTACTTGCCCAG AACCCAGCAAAGATGAGAAAAGCTCAGGAAGAGATTGATTCTGTAATTGGTGGGGAGGGAATAACTGCCGAGTCCCTCAAAAAGTTGGA CTATATACGACTTGTCATTGTCGAAGCCCTTCGGTTATACCCCCAGCCACCTCTACTAATTCGGCGTGCTCTCAAACCAGATAAATTGCCGG GAGGATACAACGGCAATAAAGAAGGATATGAAATACCTAGGGGAACAGATATATTTGTTTCG GTATACAACCTTCATAGATCACCGTACTTTTGGGACTGGCCGAATGAATTTGAACCGGAGAGGTTCTTAGTTCCGAAAGGAAACGAAGATATCGAAGGATGGGCAGGTTTCGATCCGAGCCGAAGCCCCGGAGCAATGTACCCCAACGAG ATAATTTCCGATTTCGCGTTTCTGCCGTTTGGTGGGGGGCCGCGCAAGTGTGTTGGCGACCAGTTTGCGCTCCTCGAATCGACGGTAGCGTTGGCAATGCTTTTACAGAAGTTTGATGTTGAGTTGAGGGGATCGCCGGACGAGGTGGAGCTGGTTACAGGTGCAACAATGCATACAAAGAGCGGCTTGTGGTGCCGGCTAAAGAAAAGATCTTGA
- the LOC109720187 gene encoding cytochrome P450 97B2, chloroplastic isoform X3: MPIAEGAVSDLFGRPLFFSLYDWFIEHGSVYKLAFGPKSFVVVSDPIVARHILRENAFAYDKGVLAEILEPIMGKGLIPADLDTWKVRRKVITPGFHSLFLETMVRTFTKCSERSILKFEELIERENHDKKAIELDLEAEFSNLALDIIGLGVFNYDFGSVTKESPVIKAVYGTLFEAEHRSTFYIPYWNLPLARWIVPRQRKFQNDLKVINDCLDELIKNAKETRQEDDVEKLQQRDYSTLKDVSLLRFLVDMRGADVDDRQLRDDLMTMLIAGHETTAAVLTWATFLLAQNPAKMRKAQEEIDSVIGGEGITAESLKKLDYIRLVIVEALRLYPQPPLLIRRALKPDKLPGGYNGNKEGYEIPRGTDIFVSVYNLHRSPYFWDWPNEFEPERFLVPKGNEDIEGWAGFDPSRSPGAMYPNEIISDFAFLPFGGGPRKCVGDQFALLESTVALAMLLQKFDVELRGSPDEVELVTGATMHTKSGLWCRLKKRS, translated from the exons ATGCCGATTGCCGAAGGTGCTGTTTCCGATCTGTTCGGCCGCCCTCTTTTCTTCTCACTCTATGATTGGTTTATTGAG CATGGTTCTGTTTATAAGCTTGCGTTTGGACCGAAATCATTTGTTGTCGTGTCTGATCCCATTGTGGCGAGACATATCCTTCGAGAAAATGCATTTGCTTACGACAAG GGAGTTCTTGCTGAAATTCTAGAACCAATAATGGGAAAAGGACTTATACCTGCTGACCTTGATACGTGGAAAGTGAGGAGAAAAG TTATTACTCCCGGTTTTCATTCTCTATTCCTGGAAACTATGGTTAGAACATTTACTAAATGTTCGGAGAGATCAATATTGAAGTTTGAGGAACTCATTGAAAGAGAGAACCACGATAAGAAAGCAATAGAGTTAGACCTCGAAGCCGAATTTTCAAATTTGGCTCTCGACATAATTGGCTTGGGTGTGTTCAACTATGACTTTGGTTCCGTTACAAAGGAATCTCCTGTGATCAAG GCCGTATATGGAACACTCTTCGAAGCTGAGCATAGATCGACTTTTTACATTCCTTACTGGAATCTTCCTTTAGCAAGATGGATAGTTCCAAGACAACGCAAGTTCCAAAATGATCTCAAAGTCATTAATGATTGCCTTGATGAGCTAATTAAAAATGCAAAAGAGACGAGGCAG GAAGATGATGTTGAAAAACTTCAACAGAGAGACTACTCAACCCTGAAG GATGTTAGTCTACTTCGGTTTCTTGTTGATATGCGAGGTGCTGACGTCGATGATCGCCAG CTTAGGGATGATCTCATGACAATGCTTATTGCGGGACATGAAACAACTGCTGCTGTTCTAACATGGGCTACTTTTCTACTTGCCCAG AACCCAGCAAAGATGAGAAAAGCTCAGGAAGAGATTGATTCTGTAATTGGTGGGGAGGGAATAACTGCCGAGTCCCTCAAAAAGTTGGA CTATATACGACTTGTCATTGTCGAAGCCCTTCGGTTATACCCCCAGCCACCTCTACTAATTCGGCGTGCTCTCAAACCAGATAAATTGCCGG GAGGATACAACGGCAATAAAGAAGGATATGAAATACCTAGGGGAACAGATATATTTGTTTCG GTATACAACCTTCATAGATCACCGTACTTTTGGGACTGGCCGAATGAATTTGAACCGGAGAGGTTCTTAGTTCCGAAAGGAAACGAAGATATCGAAGGATGGGCAGGTTTCGATCCGAGCCGAAGCCCCGGAGCAATGTACCCCAACGAG ATAATTTCCGATTTCGCGTTTCTGCCGTTTGGTGGGGGGCCGCGCAAGTGTGTTGGCGACCAGTTTGCGCTCCTCGAATCGACGGTAGCGTTGGCAATGCTTTTACAGAAGTTTGATGTTGAGTTGAGGGGATCGCCGGACGAGGTGGAGCTGGTTACAGGTGCAACAATGCATACAAAGAGCGGCTTGTGGTGCCGGCTAAAGAAAAGATCTTGA
- the LOC109720187 gene encoding cytochrome P450 97B2, chloroplastic isoform X1: MSSAAPQLPAAVNGGSQKLRFRQTGLSRLSPPSTLSPALPRKRFSTKCQSTSVEKPRTKRNLLDNASNLLTNLLSGGSIGSMPIAEGAVSDLFGRPLFFSLYDWFIEHGSVYKLAFGPKSFVVVSDPIVARHILRENAFAYDKGVLAEILEPIMGKGLIPADLDTWKVRRKVITPGFHSLFLETMVRTFTKCSERSILKFEELIERENHDKKAIELDLEAEFSNLALDIIGLGVFNYDFGSVTKESPVIKAVYGTLFEAEHRSTFYIPYWNLPLARWIVPRQRKFQNDLKVINDCLDELIKNAKETRQEDDVEKLQQRDYSTLKDVSLLRFLVDMRGADVDDRQLRDDLMTMLIAGHETTAAVLTWATFLLAQNPAKMRKAQEEIDSVIGGEGITAESLKKLDYIRLVIVEALRLYPQPPLLIRRALKPDKLPGGYNGNKEGYEIPRGTDIFVSVYNLHRSPYFWDWPNEFEPERFLVPKGNEDIEGWAGFDPSRSPGAMYPNEIISDFAFLPFGGGPRKCVGDQFALLESTVALAMLLQKFDVELRGSPDEVELVTGATMHTKSGLWCRLKKRS; this comes from the exons ATGAGCTCCGCCGCGCCGCAGCTCCCCGCGGCCGTAAATGGTGGCTCCCAAAAGCTCCGATTTCGCCAAACCGGCCTCAGTCGACTCTCCCCGCCGTCCACTCTCTCCCCTGCTCTCCCGCGGAAGCGCTTTTCCACGAA ATGCCAGTCGACAAGTGTTGAGAAGCCTAGAACAAAAAGGAATCTTTTAGACAATGCAAGCAACCTTCTTACCAATCTATTGAGTGGGGGTAGCATCGGATCGATGCCGATTGCCGAAGGTGCTGTTTCCGATCTGTTCGGCCGCCCTCTTTTCTTCTCACTCTATGATTGGTTTATTGAG CATGGTTCTGTTTATAAGCTTGCGTTTGGACCGAAATCATTTGTTGTCGTGTCTGATCCCATTGTGGCGAGACATATCCTTCGAGAAAATGCATTTGCTTACGACAAG GGAGTTCTTGCTGAAATTCTAGAACCAATAATGGGAAAAGGACTTATACCTGCTGACCTTGATACGTGGAAAGTGAGGAGAAAAG TTATTACTCCCGGTTTTCATTCTCTATTCCTGGAAACTATGGTTAGAACATTTACTAAATGTTCGGAGAGATCAATATTGAAGTTTGAGGAACTCATTGAAAGAGAGAACCACGATAAGAAAGCAATAGAGTTAGACCTCGAAGCCGAATTTTCAAATTTGGCTCTCGACATAATTGGCTTGGGTGTGTTCAACTATGACTTTGGTTCCGTTACAAAGGAATCTCCTGTGATCAAG GCCGTATATGGAACACTCTTCGAAGCTGAGCATAGATCGACTTTTTACATTCCTTACTGGAATCTTCCTTTAGCAAGATGGATAGTTCCAAGACAACGCAAGTTCCAAAATGATCTCAAAGTCATTAATGATTGCCTTGATGAGCTAATTAAAAATGCAAAAGAGACGAGGCAG GAAGATGATGTTGAAAAACTTCAACAGAGAGACTACTCAACCCTGAAG GATGTTAGTCTACTTCGGTTTCTTGTTGATATGCGAGGTGCTGACGTCGATGATCGCCAG CTTAGGGATGATCTCATGACAATGCTTATTGCGGGACATGAAACAACTGCTGCTGTTCTAACATGGGCTACTTTTCTACTTGCCCAG AACCCAGCAAAGATGAGAAAAGCTCAGGAAGAGATTGATTCTGTAATTGGTGGGGAGGGAATAACTGCCGAGTCCCTCAAAAAGTTGGA CTATATACGACTTGTCATTGTCGAAGCCCTTCGGTTATACCCCCAGCCACCTCTACTAATTCGGCGTGCTCTCAAACCAGATAAATTGCCGG GAGGATACAACGGCAATAAAGAAGGATATGAAATACCTAGGGGAACAGATATATTTGTTTCG GTATACAACCTTCATAGATCACCGTACTTTTGGGACTGGCCGAATGAATTTGAACCGGAGAGGTTCTTAGTTCCGAAAGGAAACGAAGATATCGAAGGATGGGCAGGTTTCGATCCGAGCCGAAGCCCCGGAGCAATGTACCCCAACGAG ATAATTTCCGATTTCGCGTTTCTGCCGTTTGGTGGGGGGCCGCGCAAGTGTGTTGGCGACCAGTTTGCGCTCCTCGAATCGACGGTAGCGTTGGCAATGCTTTTACAGAAGTTTGATGTTGAGTTGAGGGGATCGCCGGACGAGGTGGAGCTGGTTACAGGTGCAACAATGCATACAAAGAGCGGCTTGTGGTGCCGGCTAAAGAAAAGATCTTGA